From the Candidatus Leptovillus gracilis genome, the window CCTGACATTCGACCCCGAAGTGCGCGTCGCTTTGCAAACCAAACCGGTGCGCAGCCAGTCCGGCGTTACCGTTGTGACGGTGCTGACCAAACCGTACCCGTGCCCCGGCGAATGTATCTTCTGCCCCACCGACGTGCGAATGCCCAAAAGCTATCTGCACGACGAGCCAGGCGCGCAGCGCGCCGAGCGCTACAAATTCGACCCCTACGACCAGACGGCCGGGCGCATCCACGCTTTGGAGAAAATCGGCCATCCCGCCGACAAGATCGAACTGCTGATTTTGGGCGGAACCTGGTCCAGCTACCGGCGCGACTACCAGGAATGGTTCATCAAACGCTGTTTTGATGGCATGAACGGCGTCGCAGCGGACACCCTGGCCGAGGCGCAGGCCATCAATGCCACGGCCGCGCGCCGTAATGTCGGGTTGGTGGTCGAAACGCGCCAGGACCACATCACCGTAGAAGAACTACGTTGGCTGCGCACCCTGGGCGTGACCAAAGTGCAGGTGGGCATTCAGAGCATGGACGAGCGGGTGCTGGCGCTGAACCGGCGCGGCCACGATACCCAGGCCACCCGCGACGCCTTTCGCTTGCTGCGCCTGGCCGGGTTTAAGATTCACGGCCACTGGATGCCCAATTTGTTGGGGGCAACACCGCAGAGCGACGTGGCGGATTACGGCCGTCTCTGGACCGACCCCGCCCTCCATCCCGACGAGCTAAAAATCTACCCCACCATGCTGCTGGCAAACGCCGAGTTGTACCACTACTGGCAGCGCGGCGAATATCAGCCCTACACCGAAGAGGAAGTGGTAGAGGTGTTGGTGCAGTGCAAGCTGCAAACCCCCCGCTATGCGCGCCTGACGCGCATCATCCGCGACATCCCCACCACCAACGTCGTGGAGGGCTTTAAGAAGGCCAATTTGCGCCAGCTTGCCCAGGCGGAGATTGCCCGGCGTGGCCTGAGCTGCCAATGCATCCGCTGCCGCGAGGTGAAGCGGGAGCGATTGGCGATTGATGATTTACGATTGACGATTGAGACGTATGAGACGGATGGCACGACGGAGCATTTCCTCAGTTTTATCAGCCAGGAAGACCGCATTGCCGGTTTTCTGCGTCTGTCTTTACCCAATCGGGACACCCCCCATCCGCTGCCAGAATTGGAGAACCATGCGATGATCCGCGAGGTCCACGTTTACGGCCCCGCCTTGCCCATCGGCGACGAGAGCCAGGGGGAGGCGCAGCACATGGGGCTGGGTGCGCTGTTGGTGGAAAAGGCGAAGGAGATGTCCCGGGGGGCGGGATACGGCCGTATCGCCGTCATCAGCGCTGTGGGCACGCGGGAGTATTATGCCCGGCACGGCTTT encodes:
- a CDS encoding tRNA uridine(34) 5-carboxymethylaminomethyl modification radical SAM/GNAT enzyme Elp3, with translation MSNHKPFAYVPIVEIDEYDAEWQARREAVDVAGREELLAALIMELVGKRPSSPKAYSRTMLKYIGLGLPWLSKSQVLQAYQTLCQQGHLTFDPEVRVALQTKPVRSQSGVTVVTVLTKPYPCPGECIFCPTDVRMPKSYLHDEPGAQRAERYKFDPYDQTAGRIHALEKIGHPADKIELLILGGTWSSYRRDYQEWFIKRCFDGMNGVAADTLAEAQAINATAARRNVGLVVETRQDHITVEELRWLRTLGVTKVQVGIQSMDERVLALNRRGHDTQATRDAFRLLRLAGFKIHGHWMPNLLGATPQSDVADYGRLWTDPALHPDELKIYPTMLLANAELYHYWQRGEYQPYTEEEVVEVLVQCKLQTPRYARLTRIIRDIPTTNVVEGFKKANLRQLAQAEIARRGLSCQCIRCREVKRERLAIDDLRLTIETYETDGTTEHFLSFISQEDRIAGFLRLSLPNRDTPHPLPELENHAMIREVHVYGPALPIGDESQGEAQHMGLGALLVEKAKEMSRGAGYGRIAVISAVGTREYYARHGFELAGLYMTVGL